One Etheostoma cragini isolate CJK2018 chromosome 18, CSU_Ecrag_1.0, whole genome shotgun sequence DNA window includes the following coding sequences:
- the c18h1orf198 gene encoding uncharacterized protein C1orf198 homolog, producing MAAATMAGLDAHRMEEKKFEYFSSINSMAKKIMQEREKIKANHGSSWEKMTPQEQDIAIDNGMMDPHIRARYAMHRVDREEVVCYPKLLIQTGQKIVHFGEEDITWQDEHSAPFSWETKSQLDFSLTSGPADQGVSASQADPKPVKVPHSSQLAKTTPGTKVSVSEGRRLEEESSFWKISAERSRLEGEQANFQSLTPSQIKSLEKGEKSLPSYLRQETSVTTKEPEAADPHPPAASRSTKQRAPKPPAPHPPIPISVSATPSISISSSPSPPVSVSSSVAGWERSQSTLPSVGNTVDEVFSTGMMSKPSTHPTGAEKEEEGSTASPTFAHFNNKHTTTQQQSIAF from the exons ATGGCCGCCGCAACCATGGCGGGGCTCGACGCCCACaggatggaggagaagaagtTCGAGTACTTCTCCTCTATCAACTCCATGGCAAAGAAAATAAtgcaggagagggagaaaatcAAAGCCAACCACGGCTCGTCATGGGAGAAAATGACGCCGCAAGAGCAAGACATCGCCATCGACAACGGGATGATGGATCCCCATATCCGAGCTCGCTACGCCATGCACAGGGTTGACCGAGAAGAAGTGGTTTGTTACCCTAAACTGCTCATTCAGACGGGTCAGAAGATAGTTCATTTCGGGGAGGAG gatatTACTTGGCAAGATGAGCATTCTGCCCCTTTCTCGTGGGAAACAAAg AGCCAGTTGGACTTCAGCTTGACATCAGGCCCAGCTGACCAGGGAGTCTCCGCCTCGCAGGCAGACCCAAAACCTGTAAAGGTACCTCATTCCAGCCAGCTCGCCAAGACTACACCAGGGACCAAG GTGTCTGTAAGCGAGGGACGGAGACTAGAGGAGGAGTCGTCTTTCTGGAAGATCAGTGCCGAGAGGTCTAGGCTGGAGGGAGAGCAAGCCAACTTCCAGTCCCTCACCCCCAGTCAGATCAAATCCCTCGAGAAAGGAGAGAAATCCCTCCCCTCCTACCTCCGACAG GAGACCTCAGTCACCACCAAGGAGCCTGAGGCAGCAGACCCCCACCCTCCAGCTGCTTCCAGGTCCACCAAACAGCGAGCACCTAAACCTCCAGCTCCCCACCCCCCTATCCCCATCTCTGTAAGCGCAACACCATCCATCTCCATTTCGTCGAGCCCGTCGCCGCCTGTCAGCGTGTCGTCGTCCGTTGCGGGATGGGAGCGATCTCAGAGCACGCTGCCATCGGTCGGCAACACCGTGGACGAAGTGTTCTCCACCGGCATGATGTCCAAGCCCTCCACCCACCCCACCGGTGcggagaaggaggaagaaggtTCTACCGCCAGCCCCACCTTTGCCCAT
- the LOC117961201 gene encoding gap junction Cx32.2 protein-like isoform X2 has protein sequence MGEWSFLSSLLDKVQSHSTVIGKVWLSVLFIFRIMILGAGAEKVWGDEQSNMICNTKQPGCKNVCYDQAFPISHIRFWVLQIIFVSTPTLIYLGHVLHIIHKEDKIREYMKTHSRAEKLPKYSDDKGHVKIKGDLLGNYMTSIFFRIVLEVAFIVGQYYLYGFVMVPRVVCTRVPCPFTVECYMSRPTEKTIFILFMLVVSCISVLLNVVEIFYLACTRSCRRKKTMPATAIAIHPRFNGDSLTKSEKLSLHDGSSTA, from the exons ATGGGAGAGTGGAGTTTTCTGTCCTCTCTACTGGACAAGGTCCAGTCCCACTCCACTGTCATTGGGAAGGTCTGGCTCAGTGTGCTTTTCATCTTCAGGATCATGATCCTTGGAGCTGGAGCAGAGAAG GTTTGGGGCGATGAACAGTCGAATATGATTTGCAACACCAAACAGCCTGGTTGCAAGAACGTCTGCTACGACCAAGCCTTCCCAATCTCACACATTCGGTTCTGGGTCCTGCAGATTATCTTCGTCTCGACACCAACGCTGATCTACCTCGGTCACGTTCTCCACATTATCCACAAGGAAGACAAGATAAGAGAATATATGAAGACCCACTCTAGGGCTGAAAAACTTCCCAAGTACTCTGACGACAAAGGCCATGTCAAGATTAAAGGGGACCTGCTGGGAAACTACATGACCTCCATATTTTTCAGAATCGTTCTGGAGGTAGCGTTCATTGTTGGGCAGTACTATCTGTATGGGTTTGTCATGGTCCCGAGAGTCGTCTGCACCCGAGTCCCATGTCCCTTCACCGTAGAGTGCTACATGTCTCGGCCCACAGAGAAGaccatcttcatcctcttcatgCTTGTCGTGTCCTGCATCTCTGTTCTTCTCAACGTAGTAGAGATATTCTACCTGGCGTGTACTCGCTCGTGCAGACGAAAGAAAACAATGCCGGCTACCGCTATCGCCATTCACCCGCGTTTCAACGGTGACAGTCTGACAAAGAGCGAGAAGCTTAGCCTCCATGACGGCTCCAGCACAGCCTGA
- the LOC117961201 gene encoding gap junction Cx32.2 protein-like isoform X1, producing MLFLLRSETMGEWSFLSSLLDKVQSHSTVIGKVWLSVLFIFRIMILGAGAEKVWGDEQSNMICNTKQPGCKNVCYDQAFPISHIRFWVLQIIFVSTPTLIYLGHVLHIIHKEDKIREYMKTHSRAEKLPKYSDDKGHVKIKGDLLGNYMTSIFFRIVLEVAFIVGQYYLYGFVMVPRVVCTRVPCPFTVECYMSRPTEKTIFILFMLVVSCISVLLNVVEIFYLACTRSCRRKKTMPATAIAIHPRFNGDSLTKSEKLSLHDGSSTA from the exons ATGCTTTTCCTCCTCAGATCAGAGACCATGGGAGAGTGGAGTTTTCTGTCCTCTCTACTGGACAAGGTCCAGTCCCACTCCACTGTCATTGGGAAGGTCTGGCTCAGTGTGCTTTTCATCTTCAGGATCATGATCCTTGGAGCTGGAGCAGAGAAG GTTTGGGGCGATGAACAGTCGAATATGATTTGCAACACCAAACAGCCTGGTTGCAAGAACGTCTGCTACGACCAAGCCTTCCCAATCTCACACATTCGGTTCTGGGTCCTGCAGATTATCTTCGTCTCGACACCAACGCTGATCTACCTCGGTCACGTTCTCCACATTATCCACAAGGAAGACAAGATAAGAGAATATATGAAGACCCACTCTAGGGCTGAAAAACTTCCCAAGTACTCTGACGACAAAGGCCATGTCAAGATTAAAGGGGACCTGCTGGGAAACTACATGACCTCCATATTTTTCAGAATCGTTCTGGAGGTAGCGTTCATTGTTGGGCAGTACTATCTGTATGGGTTTGTCATGGTCCCGAGAGTCGTCTGCACCCGAGTCCCATGTCCCTTCACCGTAGAGTGCTACATGTCTCGGCCCACAGAGAAGaccatcttcatcctcttcatgCTTGTCGTGTCCTGCATCTCTGTTCTTCTCAACGTAGTAGAGATATTCTACCTGGCGTGTACTCGCTCGTGCAGACGAAAGAAAACAATGCCGGCTACCGCTATCGCCATTCACCCGCGTTTCAACGGTGACAGTCTGACAAAGAGCGAGAAGCTTAGCCTCCATGACGGCTCCAGCACAGCCTGA